A genomic segment from Alistipes senegalensis JC50 encodes:
- the kdsA gene encoding 3-deoxy-8-phosphooctulonate synthase, producing the protein MAIKFIAGPCVIESAELLDTVAERLTSINRTLGTDIIFKASFDKANRTSIASFRGPGLEKGLQMLADVRAKWGLKILTDIHEPAQAAPVGEVADVIQIPAFLCRQTDLVVAAAKTGRTVNIKKAQFLSGPDMQYPYEKAREAGASDIWLTERGNSFGYNNLVVDFRNIPDMLKIAPTVVMDCTHSVQRPGAAGGKTGGNREFVPAMALAAKAFGANGFFFEVHPDPDKGLSDAANMLRLDDLEALIKSLL; encoded by the coding sequence ATGGCAATAAAATTCATCGCGGGCCCGTGCGTGATCGAGTCTGCCGAATTGCTGGACACCGTGGCCGAACGGCTGACGTCCATCAACCGGACGCTCGGCACCGACATCATCTTCAAGGCGTCGTTCGACAAGGCCAACCGCACGTCGATCGCGTCGTTCCGCGGCCCGGGGCTCGAAAAAGGGTTGCAGATGCTTGCCGACGTGCGGGCCAAATGGGGGCTGAAAATCCTCACGGACATCCACGAACCGGCGCAGGCCGCGCCCGTGGGCGAGGTGGCCGACGTGATCCAGATTCCGGCTTTCCTCTGCCGCCAGACCGATCTGGTAGTCGCCGCGGCGAAGACCGGACGGACGGTGAACATCAAGAAGGCCCAGTTCCTCTCGGGCCCCGACATGCAATATCCCTACGAAAAGGCCCGCGAGGCCGGAGCCTCCGACATCTGGCTGACCGAGCGCGGCAATTCGTTCGGTTACAACAATCTGGTCGTCGATTTCCGCAACATCCCCGACATGCTGAAGATCGCCCCCACGGTCGTCATGGACTGTACCCATTCGGTGCAGCGTCCCGGCGCGGCGGGCGGCAAGACGGGCGGCAACCGGGAGTTCGTGCCCGCTATGGCCCTTGCGGCCAAGGCGTTCGGGGCCAACGGCTTCTTCTTCGAGGTGCATCCCGATCCCGACAAGGGGCTGAGCGACGCCGCGAACATGCTGCGGCTCGATGATTTGGAAGCGTTAATTAAATCCCTGCTGTAA
- a CDS encoding MmcQ/YjbR family DNA-binding protein has translation MNVEEFRTYCLSFAGTHDDFPFGKSSSDYDRDILVFYVLDKWFCFVNAVAWDFCNLRCAPERIPELRERYEGIGPGWHMNKKHWISVRFDSDVPGELLKELVRQSYELATAHLTKKQRAELAEKDKQL, from the coding sequence ATGAATGTCGAGGAGTTCCGGACCTACTGCCTCTCGTTCGCAGGGACGCACGACGATTTCCCGTTCGGCAAATCGTCGTCGGATTACGACCGGGACATACTCGTCTTTTACGTGCTGGACAAGTGGTTCTGCTTCGTGAACGCCGTGGCGTGGGATTTCTGCAACCTGCGGTGCGCTCCCGAGCGGATTCCGGAACTGCGGGAGCGTTACGAGGGCATCGGCCCGGGCTGGCACATGAACAAAAAACATTGGATCAGCGTCCGCTTCGACAGCGACGTGCCCGGAGAGCTCCTGAAGGAGCTGGTCCGGCAGTCGTATGAACTGGCGACGGCGCATCTGACGAAAAAGCAGCGGGCCGAACTGGCCGAAAAAGATAAGCAGCTATGA
- a CDS encoding YciI family protein, protein MFIVRLTYKKPLAEVERHLAAHREYLDRHYADGAFLCSGPQNPRSGGIILCRAADRAAVEALTCDDPFRIHGVADYEIVEFSPTKHLPGFEAFL, encoded by the coding sequence ATGTTCATCGTCCGACTCACCTACAAGAAGCCGCTTGCCGAGGTGGAGCGGCACCTCGCGGCGCATCGTGAATACCTCGACCGGCACTATGCCGACGGGGCGTTCCTTTGCTCGGGGCCGCAGAATCCCCGCTCGGGAGGCATCATCCTCTGCCGTGCCGCGGACCGCGCGGCCGTCGAGGCCCTGACGTGCGACGATCCGTTCCGCATCCACGGCGTCGCCGACTACGAGATCGTCGAGTTTTCGCCGACGAAACACCTGCCCGGATTCGAGGCGTTTCTGTAA
- a CDS encoding chloride channel protein encodes MSFRADRIYLEFLRLTRRLSNSQIMMLLAVVVGVLAGLGTYLFEILLHFIKQGLISWFPVDSAHFLLLIYPAVGIILATLFVKYIVRDNISEGVTRVLYAMSRRNSRIAGHNCWTSVVGGATTIGFGGSVGPEAPIVLTGAAIGSNIGRLARLNYKHTTLLLCCGAGAALAAIFKAPITGVVFVLEILMLDITAGSVIPLLIASITATTMAFMLRGFDPILAITLAPEDAFELWQIPLFILLGVLSGLMSWYFTSMNSRVGNFFKGIDKQYKKWIWGGVVLGVLIFIFPPLYGEGYEGFTSLMHGNAQELFNNSLFYRFRDIDWVVILFVIATMFFKVIAMASTNAAGGVGGTFAPSLFVGAFTGASLALVCNTLFGWEVSIVSFTLVGMAGVMSGVMKAPLTSIFLIAELSNGYGLFIPLMTTACISFAVGYYLDPDSIYTKQLRLNGELLTHDKDQSVFVFLKLEELMETDFLRIKENMTLGDIVHIISTARRNIFPVIDNFGRLIGVVQLDDLREDMFKHERYGRPISDYMIPPPDRIIEHETILSVMEKFEDKHTWMLPVVDKQGRYLGFISKSRILNAYREQLVKIQQ; translated from the coding sequence ATGTCTTTCCGCGCCGACCGCATCTACCTCGAATTCCTCCGGCTGACCCGGAGGCTGTCGAACAGCCAGATCATGATGCTTCTGGCCGTGGTGGTCGGCGTGCTCGCGGGGCTGGGGACCTATCTGTTCGAAATCCTGCTCCACTTCATCAAACAGGGGCTCATCAGCTGGTTCCCGGTGGACAGCGCCCATTTCCTGCTGCTGATCTACCCCGCCGTGGGCATCATTCTGGCGACGCTCTTCGTCAAATACATCGTCCGCGACAACATCTCCGAGGGCGTGACGCGCGTGCTGTACGCCATGTCGCGCCGCAACTCGCGCATCGCCGGCCACAACTGCTGGACCTCGGTCGTGGGCGGCGCCACGACCATCGGATTCGGCGGTTCGGTGGGTCCCGAGGCCCCGATCGTGCTGACGGGGGCCGCCATCGGGTCGAACATCGGACGGCTGGCGCGCCTCAACTACAAACACACGACGCTGCTGCTGTGCTGCGGCGCCGGAGCCGCCCTGGCGGCGATCTTCAAGGCCCCGATCACGGGCGTGGTCTTCGTGCTGGAGATCCTGATGCTCGACATCACCGCCGGCTCGGTCATCCCGCTGCTGATCGCCTCGATCACCGCCACGACGATGGCCTTCATGCTGCGCGGCTTCGACCCGATTCTGGCCATCACGCTGGCCCCCGAAGATGCGTTCGAACTGTGGCAGATACCGCTTTTCATCCTGCTGGGCGTGCTGAGCGGACTGATGTCGTGGTATTTCACCTCGATGAACTCCCGCGTCGGGAACTTCTTCAAGGGCATCGACAAGCAGTACAAGAAGTGGATCTGGGGCGGCGTGGTCCTCGGCGTCCTGATCTTCATCTTCCCGCCGCTGTACGGCGAGGGCTACGAGGGCTTCACCTCGCTCATGCACGGCAACGCGCAGGAGCTGTTCAACAACTCGCTCTTCTACCGCTTCCGCGACATCGACTGGGTGGTCATCCTCTTCGTCATCGCCACGATGTTCTTCAAGGTCATCGCCATGGCCTCGACCAACGCCGCGGGCGGCGTGGGCGGAACCTTCGCCCCGTCGCTTTTCGTCGGGGCGTTCACGGGCGCTTCGCTGGCGCTCGTCTGCAACACGCTGTTCGGCTGGGAGGTCTCGATCGTCTCGTTCACGCTGGTGGGCATGGCGGGCGTCATGTCGGGGGTGATGAAGGCCCCGCTCACATCGATATTCCTCATCGCCGAACTCTCGAACGGCTACGGACTCTTCATCCCGCTGATGACCACGGCCTGCATCTCGTTCGCCGTGGGCTACTACCTCGACCCCGACTCGATCTACACCAAACAGCTGCGTCTGAACGGCGAACTGCTGACCCACGACAAGGACCAGTCGGTGTTCGTCTTCCTGAAGCTGGAGGAGCTGATGGAGACCGATTTCCTGCGCATCAAGGAGAACATGACCCTCGGGGACATCGTTCACATCATTTCGACGGCGCGCCGCAACATCTTCCCCGTGATCGACAATTTCGGACGGCTGATCGGCGTGGTCCAGCTCGACGACCTGCGCGAAGACATGTTCAAGCACGAACGCTACGGCCGTCCGATCTCGGACTACATGATCCCGCCCCCGGACAGGATCATCGAGCACGAAACGATCCTGAGCGTCATGGAGAAATTCGAGGACAAGCACACGTGGATGCTGCCCGTCGTGGACAAGCAGGGGCGCTACCTCGGGTTCATCTCCAAGTCGCGCATCCTGAACGCCTACCGCGAACAGTTAGTGAAAATCCAGCAATAG
- the kdsB gene encoding 3-deoxy-manno-octulosonate cytidylyltransferase, which produces MKFIAIIPARYASTRFPGKPLALLGGKPVIRRVYEQVAGVLDDAVVATDDERIYDAVQAFGGRVEMTSPDHRSGTDRCREAYDRLGAEYDVVVNVQGDEPFIRPSQLEAVKRCFDDPATDIATLVKPFTEADGLAALENPNSPKVVLDAQSRAVYFSRSVIPYLRGVPREEWLARHTFYKHIGLYAFRTDVLRAVTDLPQSALEKAESLEQLRWLENGYKIGVGISEVETVGIDTPEDLEKAERFLQLKMNN; this is translated from the coding sequence ATGAAATTCATTGCGATCATTCCCGCGCGCTACGCTTCGACGCGCTTTCCCGGCAAGCCGCTGGCCCTGCTGGGCGGGAAACCCGTCATCCGGCGGGTCTACGAGCAGGTCGCCGGCGTGCTGGACGACGCCGTGGTGGCCACCGACGACGAGCGCATCTACGACGCCGTGCAGGCTTTCGGAGGGCGGGTCGAGATGACCTCCCCGGACCACCGGAGCGGCACCGACCGCTGCCGGGAAGCCTATGACCGGCTGGGCGCGGAGTACGACGTGGTGGTCAACGTGCAGGGCGACGAACCTTTTATCCGGCCCTCGCAGCTGGAGGCCGTGAAGCGGTGTTTCGACGACCCCGCGACCGACATCGCCACGCTCGTGAAACCTTTCACGGAGGCCGACGGACTCGCCGCCCTCGAAAATCCCAACTCCCCCAAGGTGGTCCTCGACGCACAGTCGCGGGCCGTCTATTTTTCCCGCTCGGTGATCCCCTATCTGCGGGGCGTTCCGCGCGAGGAGTGGCTTGCGCGCCACACCTTTTATAAACATATCGGGCTCTACGCCTTCCGCACCGACGTGCTGCGCGCGGTGACGGACCTGCCGCAGTCGGCGCTCGAAAAGGCCGAATCGCTCGAACAGCTGCGCTGGCTGGAGAACGGATACAAGATCGGCGTGGGGATTTCGGAGGTCGAGACCGTCGGTATCGACACCCCCGAAGACCTGGAGAAAGCAGAACGCTTTTTGCAATTAAAAATGAATAATTAG
- a CDS encoding PAS domain-containing protein, with protein MENPYPWAEEAGCAVTVCDTEGTILYMNEKARAAFAKHGDLIGRNLFDCHNERSRGMIRRMLATGGTNAYTIEKQGTRKMIYQTAWKERGEVRGLVEISMEIPAEMPHYIRK; from the coding sequence ATGGAAAACCCCTACCCCTGGGCCGAGGAGGCCGGCTGCGCCGTCACGGTATGCGACACCGAGGGCACGATCCTCTACATGAACGAAAAGGCGCGGGCCGCTTTCGCCAAACACGGCGACCTGATCGGCCGGAATCTCTTTGACTGCCACAACGAACGTTCGCGCGGGATGATCCGCCGGATGCTCGCCACGGGAGGCACGAACGCCTACACGATCGAGAAGCAGGGCACGCGCAAGATGATCTACCAGACGGCCTGGAAAGAGCGCGGCGAAGTCCGCGGGCTGGTGGAAATCTCGATGGAGATACCCGCCGAGATGCCGCACTACATCCGGAAATAA
- the lon gene encoding endopeptidase La, which yields MSKKKIETFEVDDMNLVPELLDGKHHVIPIVTGGDEPVEEVEVPEIIPILTLRSSVLFPGAITPITVGRDKSINLVRAVNAEGGILGAVLQRESDVEDPAPDDMYKVGTAARIIKILEMPNGNLTVILNGLEKIEITEYITTEPYFKARVTALRDSTPDLKSIEFEALVDSIRDVALNIINVSPSMPKEAAFAIKNIDSKRGIINFICSNMELTDEDRQSLLEAPGLLARARKLLEILIREQQLAELKSQIQERVKQEIDKQQRDYYLQQQMRTIQDELGDGADADIEKMREAAKKKNWPKEVGETFEKELQKVERLNPAVAEYSVQMTYLQLLLELPWNDVTKDNLDLTCAREQLDRDHFGLDEVKERILEHLAVIKLKGDLKSPILCLYGPPGVGKTSLGKSVAAALGRKFGRISLGGLHDESEIRGHRRTYIGAMPGRIIQTIKRCGSSNPVIILDEVDKVTVSNHGDPSSALLEVLDPEQNTTFHDNYIDMEYDLSKVLFIATANNIANIAPALRDRMEMINIPGYLVEEKVRIALDHLLPKQREAHGIKEPEMTMSAETVEGIVSGYTREAGVRSLDKNLAKIARARAKQIAFDEAFAPEVSAREVEKILGMPKFLREEYEVGGMTGVVTGLAWTEVGGDILYIESVLTPGKGKVSLTGNLGEVMKESATIAHEWVMAHHKELGIDPEMFEKNDINIHVPEGAIPKDGPSAGITMVTSIVSTYTGRKVKERIAMTGETTLRGRVMPVGGVKEKILAAKRAGITELILSEENRKDIAEIKADYIAGLTFHYVKTNDEVLKLALE from the coding sequence ATGAGCAAAAAAAAGATAGAAACCTTCGAAGTGGACGACATGAACCTGGTCCCCGAACTGCTCGACGGCAAACACCACGTGATTCCCATCGTCACCGGCGGTGACGAGCCCGTGGAGGAGGTCGAGGTCCCCGAGATCATACCCATCCTCACGCTGCGCTCCTCGGTGCTTTTCCCGGGAGCGATAACCCCCATCACGGTGGGCCGCGACAAGAGCATCAACCTCGTGCGCGCCGTGAATGCCGAGGGCGGCATCCTGGGTGCCGTGCTGCAACGCGAAAGCGATGTCGAGGACCCCGCGCCGGACGACATGTACAAGGTCGGCACCGCGGCGCGGATCATCAAGATACTGGAGATGCCCAACGGCAACCTGACGGTGATCCTGAACGGTCTGGAGAAGATCGAGATCACGGAGTACATCACCACCGAGCCCTATTTCAAGGCCCGGGTGACGGCCCTGCGCGACTCGACCCCCGATCTGAAGAGCATCGAGTTCGAGGCCCTCGTGGATTCGATCCGCGACGTGGCGCTGAACATCATCAACGTCTCGCCGTCGATGCCCAAGGAGGCGGCCTTCGCCATCAAGAACATCGACTCGAAGCGCGGCATCATCAACTTCATCTGCTCCAACATGGAGCTTACGGACGAAGACCGCCAGTCGCTGCTGGAGGCCCCCGGCCTGCTGGCCCGCGCCCGCAAGCTGCTGGAGATACTCATCCGCGAACAGCAGCTGGCCGAGCTGAAGAGCCAGATTCAGGAGCGCGTCAAGCAGGAGATCGACAAGCAGCAGCGCGACTACTACCTGCAACAGCAGATGCGCACCATTCAGGACGAGCTGGGCGACGGCGCCGACGCCGACATCGAGAAGATGCGCGAGGCGGCCAAGAAGAAGAACTGGCCCAAGGAGGTGGGCGAAACCTTCGAGAAAGAGTTGCAGAAGGTCGAGCGGCTGAACCCCGCCGTGGCCGAATACTCGGTGCAGATGACCTACCTGCAACTGTTGCTGGAGCTGCCGTGGAACGACGTGACGAAGGACAATCTCGACCTGACCTGCGCCCGCGAACAGCTCGACCGCGACCACTTCGGTCTCGACGAAGTGAAGGAACGCATCCTGGAACACCTGGCGGTCATCAAACTCAAGGGCGACCTCAAATCCCCGATCCTCTGCCTCTACGGCCCTCCGGGCGTGGGCAAGACCTCGCTGGGCAAGTCGGTCGCCGCGGCGCTGGGCCGCAAGTTCGGCCGCATCTCGCTGGGCGGACTGCACGACGAGTCGGAGATCCGCGGACACCGCCGCACCTACATCGGCGCCATGCCGGGCCGGATCATCCAGACCATCAAACGGTGCGGATCGTCCAACCCCGTGATTATTCTCGACGAGGTGGACAAGGTGACGGTCTCGAACCACGGCGACCCGTCGAGCGCCCTGCTGGAGGTCCTCGACCCGGAGCAGAACACCACCTTCCACGACAACTACATCGACATGGAATACGACCTGTCGAAGGTGCTGTTCATCGCTACGGCCAACAACATCGCCAACATCGCCCCGGCGCTGCGCGACCGCATGGAGATGATCAACATCCCCGGCTACCTCGTGGAGGAGAAGGTGCGCATCGCGCTGGATCACCTGCTGCCCAAGCAGCGCGAGGCCCACGGCATCAAGGAGCCGGAGATGACGATGTCGGCGGAGACCGTCGAGGGGATCGTTTCGGGCTATACGCGCGAGGCGGGCGTCCGCTCGCTGGACAAGAATCTGGCGAAGATCGCCCGAGCCCGCGCCAAGCAGATCGCCTTCGACGAGGCTTTCGCGCCCGAGGTTTCGGCCCGGGAGGTCGAGAAGATCCTCGGCATGCCCAAATTCCTCCGCGAGGAGTACGAGGTGGGCGGCATGACGGGCGTCGTGACGGGCCTCGCATGGACCGAGGTCGGCGGCGACATCCTCTACATCGAATCGGTGCTGACGCCCGGCAAGGGCAAGGTGAGCCTCACGGGCAACCTGGGCGAGGTGATGAAGGAGTCGGCCACGATCGCCCACGAGTGGGTGATGGCCCACCACAAGGAGCTGGGCATCGACCCGGAGATGTTCGAGAAGAACGACATCAATATCCACGTGCCGGAGGGCGCGATCCCGAAGGACGGTCCTTCGGCCGGCATCACGATGGTCACCTCGATCGTCTCGACCTACACGGGCCGCAAGGTGAAGGAGCGCATCGCCATGACGGGCGAGACGACCCTCCGCGGACGGGTGATGCCCGTGGGCGGCGTGAAGGAGAAGATTCTGGCCGCCAAGCGCGCCGGCATCACCGAGCTGATCCTCTCGGAGGAGAACCGCAAGGACATCGCCGAGATCAAGGCCGATTATATCGCCGGGCTGACGTTCCACTACGTGAAGACCAACGACGAGGTGCTGAAACTGGCTTTGGAGTAG
- a CDS encoding hydrogen peroxide-inducible genes activator, translating to MTIIQLEYLLAVANCGSFSLAAEHCFVTQPSLSMQVKSLEEELGVVLLDRSKKPVIPTEAGEVVLEQARETIKAYNYIREAVAELKGETAGKLRLGVIPTIAPYLLHKFIPAFVRDYPKVELEISEMITSDIVDALKRDRIDAALVASGTCGEGILEQELFNDRFYAYVSPENPLYERQNIRIEDIDLKDLVILSPGNCMRDQIIELCQARRNMPSRYSFESGSLDTLMRIVDCTSCLTIIPEMALEYIPADRRDRLKTLAKGATSRKIAVAVRRTYVKNSIIRALTETILANVPGAKS from the coding sequence ATGACGATAATCCAACTCGAATATCTGTTGGCCGTGGCCAACTGCGGCAGTTTCTCGCTGGCCGCCGAACATTGCTTCGTGACGCAGCCTTCGCTGAGCATGCAGGTCAAGTCGCTCGAAGAGGAGCTGGGCGTGGTGCTGCTCGACCGCTCGAAAAAGCCCGTCATCCCCACCGAGGCGGGCGAAGTGGTGCTGGAGCAGGCGCGCGAGACGATCAAGGCTTACAATTACATCCGGGAGGCCGTCGCGGAGCTGAAGGGCGAGACGGCGGGCAAATTGCGGCTGGGGGTCATCCCGACCATCGCGCCCTACCTGCTGCACAAGTTCATCCCGGCGTTCGTGCGCGATTATCCGAAGGTGGAGCTGGAGATCTCCGAGATGATCACGTCGGACATCGTCGATGCGTTGAAGCGCGACCGCATCGACGCGGCGCTGGTGGCCAGCGGCACCTGCGGGGAGGGCATCCTCGAGCAGGAGCTTTTCAACGACCGTTTCTACGCCTACGTGTCGCCCGAGAATCCGCTCTATGAACGGCAGAACATCCGCATCGAGGACATCGACCTGAAGGACCTCGTGATCCTGAGCCCCGGCAACTGCATGCGCGACCAGATCATCGAGCTGTGCCAGGCGCGCCGCAACATGCCCTCGCGTTATTCGTTCGAATCGGGGTCGCTGGACACGCTGATGCGCATCGTGGACTGCACGTCGTGTCTGACGATCATTCCCGAGATGGCCCTCGAATACATCCCTGCGGACCGCCGCGACCGGCTGAAAACCCTCGCCAAGGGGGCTACGTCGCGTAAGATCGCCGTCGCCGTGCGCCGCACCTACGTCAAGAATTCGATCATCCGGGCCCT
- a CDS encoding SIS domain-containing protein: protein MTDTTKAQILAVARKAVHTEMLTLKHLEETLGDEFAAAVEMILGSRGKCIITGMGKSGLVGRKIAATLASTGTPSFFLHPGEAFHGDLGMISKEDIVVALSYSGETDEILKIVPFIHSNGNRLISMTGNPESALARNSDVHLDVGVREEACILHLAPTSSTTAQIAMGDALAVSLMQMRGFTSVDFARLHPGGSLGRRLLMTVGNVMRDHDLPVVAPDCPATEMIHAISKGGLGLIVICDGDRIEGIVTDGDVRRAMERLRGEFFNIKAADIATRNPKTIAPDEKLIEAEKMMTRNKVTSLLVTDDAGKLSGVIQIYDIKL, encoded by the coding sequence ATGACCGATACGACAAAGGCGCAGATTCTCGCGGTGGCCCGCAAGGCGGTCCATACGGAGATGCTGACGCTCAAACATCTGGAAGAGACTTTGGGCGACGAGTTCGCCGCGGCCGTGGAGATGATTCTCGGAAGCCGCGGTAAGTGTATCATCACGGGCATGGGCAAGTCGGGCCTCGTGGGGCGCAAGATCGCCGCGACGCTTGCCTCGACCGGCACCCCGAGTTTCTTCCTCCACCCCGGGGAGGCTTTCCACGGCGACCTGGGCATGATCTCGAAAGAGGACATCGTGGTGGCGCTCTCCTATTCGGGCGAGACGGACGAGATTCTGAAAATCGTTCCCTTCATCCACTCCAACGGCAACCGGCTCATTTCAATGACCGGCAATCCCGAGTCGGCGCTGGCCCGGAATTCCGACGTGCATCTGGATGTCGGGGTCCGCGAGGAGGCTTGCATTCTGCACCTCGCGCCCACTTCGTCAACCACGGCGCAGATCGCTATGGGCGATGCGCTGGCCGTGTCGCTGATGCAGATGCGGGGTTTCACGAGCGTCGATTTCGCGCGCCTGCATCCGGGCGGAAGCCTCGGACGGCGCCTGCTGATGACCGTGGGCAACGTCATGCGCGACCACGACCTGCCGGTGGTGGCTCCCGACTGCCCGGCGACGGAGATGATCCACGCCATTTCGAAAGGCGGGCTGGGGCTGATCGTGATCTGCGACGGCGACCGCATCGAGGGCATCGTCACTGACGGCGACGTGCGCCGTGCGATGGAGCGCCTGCGCGGGGAGTTCTTCAACATCAAAGCCGCAGACATCGCCACGCGCAATCCCAAGACCATCGCGCCGGACGAGAAGCTGATCGAGGCCGAGAAGATGATGACCCGCAACAAGGTCACCTCGCTGCTCGTGACGGACGATGCGGGCAAACTCTCGGGCGTGATTCAGATTTACGACATCAAACTGTAA
- the trpS gene encoding tryptophan--tRNA ligase has protein sequence MAKIILTGDRPTGRLHLGHFVGSLRRRVELQNSGEFDKIFIMIADAQALTDNADNPEKVRQNIIEVALDYLSVGLDPAQSTLFIQSQVPELCELAFYYMNLVTVQRLQRNPTVKAEIALRGFAEGTAEGDTAQRQGIPVGFFTYPISQASDITAFKATTVPVGEDQEPMIEQTREIVHKFNAVYGETLVEPEILLPDNAACLRLPGTDGKAKMSKSLNNCIYLSDTADEVKKKVMGMYTDPDHLRVEDPGKIEGNTVFTYLDAFSRPEHFAKYLPEYSSLEELKAHYRRGGLGDVKVKKLLIAVLNETLDPIRERRRYYEGRIGEVYEILRKGSEKARATAAATLAEVRAAMKIDYFDDKELIAGQAEHFANTVKN, from the coding sequence ATGGCAAAAATCATCCTCACCGGCGACCGTCCCACGGGCCGCCTTCATCTGGGTCACTTCGTAGGTTCGCTGCGCCGCCGCGTCGAACTGCAAAACTCGGGAGAATTCGACAAGATATTCATCATGATCGCCGACGCGCAGGCGCTCACCGACAACGCCGACAATCCGGAAAAGGTGCGTCAGAACATCATCGAAGTCGCGCTGGACTACCTCTCGGTGGGCCTCGACCCCGCACAATCGACGCTCTTCATCCAGTCGCAGGTCCCCGAACTGTGCGAGCTGGCGTTCTACTACATGAACCTGGTGACCGTGCAGCGTTTGCAGCGCAACCCGACCGTGAAGGCCGAAATCGCCCTGCGCGGATTCGCCGAGGGCACCGCCGAGGGCGACACCGCGCAGCGTCAGGGCATCCCCGTCGGATTCTTCACCTACCCCATCTCGCAGGCGTCGGACATCACGGCCTTCAAGGCCACGACCGTCCCCGTCGGCGAGGATCAGGAGCCGATGATCGAGCAAACGCGCGAGATCGTCCACAAGTTCAACGCGGTCTACGGCGAAACGCTCGTCGAACCCGAAATCCTGCTGCCCGACAACGCCGCCTGCCTGCGTCTGCCGGGCACCGACGGCAAGGCCAAGATGTCCAAGTCGCTCAACAACTGCATCTATCTGTCGGACACGGCCGACGAGGTGAAAAAGAAGGTGATGGGCATGTACACCGATCCCGACCACCTGCGCGTGGAGGACCCGGGCAAGATCGAGGGCAACACGGTCTTCACCTACCTCGACGCCTTCAGCCGTCCCGAACATTTTGCGAAATACCTGCCCGAATACTCCTCTTTGGAGGAGTTGAAAGCGCACTACCGCCGCGGCGGACTGGGCGACGTGAAGGTGAAAAAGCTGCTGATCGCCGTGCTCAACGAAACGCTCGATCCGATCCGCGAACGCCGCCGCTACTACGAGGGCCGCATCGGCGAGGTGTACGAAATCCTGCGCAAAGGCTCGGAGAAGGCCCGCGCAACGGCCGCCGCAACCCTCGCCGAAGTCCGCGCCGCCATGAAGATCGACTACTTCGACGACAAGGAGCTGATCGCCGGCCAGGCCGAACACTTTGCGAATACAGTTAAAAATTAA